One window from the genome of bacterium encodes:
- a CDS encoding T9SS type A sorting domain-containing protein encodes MRKLTAVCLSCLLGTNLATAQFLQVKGSVPLSPREDVAVSGSIAYTVGSNSFSVVSFANPNSPAVIGQLAPGVGTLTGVAFRGDHVYCAGQGSGVVVIDADTPSSPSWVRNVLAAAPVKDVSVGDTFLVAATSLNVTLFGLHDPAQPRLLTAYGRPANRVAIDAASRKIHCAGSDGAFLLSWQVNQGVVTLSESDEFGSSEYSNVALGGSYVNFAQGLQFSALHPNTYTLAGQYGAAGQIRGLASGSNYSVIGLSTGGIEYLRQTGNTPQFSSSVQVTGGINSLAISGNDQYVLAATTAGLTVVENSALTADESPLIPHDFALSAFPNPFNSTTTISWMGVVRANASLTIFDVNGREVLFRSVNPSENSLKLDFAGFGAGSYFVQLAGNGIDSSPMRIVYLP; translated from the coding sequence ATGCGGAAATTGACAGCAGTCTGCCTATCTTGCCTGCTTGGAACAAACCTTGCCACGGCTCAGTTCCTTCAGGTCAAGGGCAGCGTTCCCTTATCCCCCAGAGAGGATGTTGCAGTCTCGGGTTCGATCGCCTATACTGTGGGTTCGAACTCATTCAGCGTCGTCTCGTTTGCGAATCCCAATTCCCCGGCAGTTATCGGCCAGCTCGCGCCGGGTGTTGGAACGCTGACGGGCGTGGCCTTCCGCGGCGATCATGTCTACTGCGCTGGCCAAGGCAGCGGGGTGGTCGTCATCGATGCGGACACTCCTTCATCGCCGAGTTGGGTGCGCAATGTATTGGCTGCAGCACCTGTGAAGGATGTCTCAGTAGGTGACACCTTTCTGGTCGCGGCTACAAGTCTGAACGTGACGCTTTTCGGATTGCATGATCCGGCACAGCCTCGCCTCTTGACCGCGTATGGGCGCCCTGCAAACCGCGTGGCGATTGATGCCGCTTCACGGAAGATACACTGCGCCGGAAGCGATGGAGCATTTCTGCTCAGCTGGCAGGTGAATCAAGGTGTTGTCACTTTGAGCGAATCAGACGAATTTGGCTCATCAGAGTATTCCAACGTCGCGTTAGGCGGGAGCTACGTCAACTTCGCGCAAGGACTTCAATTCTCTGCTCTTCATCCGAATACTTATACCTTGGCCGGTCAATATGGCGCTGCGGGTCAAATCCGCGGGCTTGCATCCGGCTCCAACTATTCTGTAATCGGACTGTCGACTGGCGGCATTGAGTATCTCCGCCAAACGGGCAATACGCCACAGTTTTCATCTTCCGTGCAGGTGACCGGCGGAATCAATAGCCTTGCCATATCAGGCAATGATCAATATGTTCTTGCCGCGACGACAGCCGGACTGACGGTTGTCGAGAATTCGGCGTTAACAGCTGATGAATCGCCTCTTATCCCACACGACTTTGCGCTTAGTGCATTTCCCAATCCTTTCAATTCTACAACCACGATCTCCTGGATGGGCGTGGTACGCGCAAACGCATCTCTAACTATCTTTGACGTGAATGGGCGAGAAGTGCTTTTCAGATCTGTAAACCCATCTGAAAACTCCCTCAAGCTTGATTTCGCTGGATTCGGCGCAGGGAGCTATTTTGTGCAATTAGCAGGTAACGGCATTGATTCGTCGCCGATGCGCATAGTATACTTGCCATAA